The Providencia sp. PROV188 genome includes a region encoding these proteins:
- the pheT gene encoding phenylalanine--tRNA ligase subunit beta, with protein MKFSELWLREWVNPAVSSEELSDQITMAGLEVDGVETVAGQFHGVVVGEVVECGQHPNADKLRVTKVNVGGDRLLDIVCGAPNCRQGLRVAVATVGAVLPGDFKIKAAKLRGEPSEGMLCSYSELGISDDHSGIIELPQDAIIGTDIREYLKLDDHAIEISITPNRADCLSILGVARDVAVINKLDLVEPAISPVASTIKDTFPIRVEAPAACPRFLGRVIKNIDVSAPTPMWMKEKLRRGGVRSIDAVVDITNYVLLELGQPQHAYDLDRLNGAIVVRMAKDEEKLVLLDGTEATLKSDTLVIADETQALGIAGIFGGEHSGVNTETKNILLECAFFEPLAITGRARNYGLHTDASHRFERGVDSQLQFKAMERATALIVDICGGEVGEIIDVSSKAHLPKPANIKLTRKKLDRLIGHVIADETVTDILKRLGCQVQVSEDCWDVVAPSWRFDMQIEEDLVEEVARVYGYNNIPDVPLRADLIMTDHKEANLPLKRIKAMLVDRGYQEAITYSFVDPKIQSLLHPQEEVLSLPNPISADMSAMRLSLLTGLLGTVVYNQNRQQNRIRLFETGLRFTPDNQAEYGIRQENMLAGVITGNKFDEHWSLDKQVVDFFDLKGDLEAVFELTGKLNQITFKSEAHPALHPGQSAGIYLENEHIGFIGVVHPELERKLDLNGRTVVFEVRTDAIAQRVIPEAKAISRYPSNRRDIAVVVPETVAAAEVLAECKKVGINHIVGINLFDVYCGEGIAEGYKSLAISLVFQDTQRTMEEEEITATVDLCVAALKQRFQASLRD; from the coding sequence ATGAAATTCAGTGAACTATGGTTACGCGAATGGGTGAACCCGGCGGTAAGCAGTGAAGAATTATCAGACCAAATCACCATGGCTGGTCTGGAAGTTGATGGCGTTGAAACCGTTGCCGGTCAATTCCATGGTGTTGTTGTGGGGGAAGTTGTTGAATGTGGACAACACCCTAACGCAGATAAACTGCGTGTCACGAAAGTGAATGTTGGCGGCGATCGCTTATTAGATATCGTATGTGGCGCACCAAACTGCCGCCAAGGCTTACGTGTTGCCGTTGCAACCGTCGGCGCTGTATTGCCGGGTGATTTCAAAATTAAAGCAGCGAAATTACGTGGCGAACCGTCTGAAGGCATGCTGTGCTCATACTCTGAGCTAGGTATTTCTGATGATCACAGTGGCATTATTGAGTTACCGCAAGACGCTATTATCGGTACTGACATCCGTGAATACCTAAAATTAGATGATCACGCGATTGAAATCAGCATTACACCAAACCGTGCAGATTGCTTAAGTATCTTAGGTGTGGCGCGTGATGTCGCGGTTATCAATAAATTAGATTTAGTTGAACCTGCAATCAGCCCAGTGGCAAGCACAATTAAAGACACATTCCCAATCCGTGTTGAAGCGCCTGCTGCATGTCCACGTTTCTTAGGTCGTGTTATCAAAAATATCGATGTTAGCGCACCAACGCCAATGTGGATGAAAGAAAAACTACGTCGTGGCGGTGTTCGTTCTATTGATGCTGTGGTTGATATCACAAACTATGTTCTGTTGGAATTAGGTCAGCCACAACACGCTTATGATTTAGATCGTTTAAATGGCGCAATCGTTGTGCGTATGGCGAAAGATGAAGAGAAGCTAGTACTGCTAGACGGTACTGAAGCGACTTTGAAATCTGACACGCTGGTTATTGCCGATGAAACTCAAGCTTTGGGTATCGCGGGTATCTTTGGTGGTGAGCACTCCGGTGTTAACACTGAAACCAAGAACATTTTATTAGAGTGTGCATTCTTCGAACCATTGGCTATCACAGGCCGTGCTCGTAATTACGGTCTGCACACTGATGCTTCACACCGTTTTGAACGTGGTGTTGACTCGCAGCTGCAATTTAAAGCGATGGAACGTGCAACAGCATTGATCGTCGATATTTGTGGTGGCGAAGTCGGTGAAATCATTGACGTTTCTAGCAAAGCACATTTACCAAAACCAGCAAATATTAAGCTGACGCGTAAAAAATTAGACCGTTTAATCGGTCACGTGATTGCAGACGAAACGGTGACCGATATCCTGAAACGTTTAGGTTGCCAAGTCCAAGTTTCAGAAGATTGCTGGGATGTGGTGGCACCAAGCTGGCGTTTCGATATGCAAATCGAAGAAGATTTAGTTGAAGAAGTCGCTCGCGTATACGGATATAACAATATCCCAGATGTACCGCTGCGTGCTGATTTGATTATGACTGACCATAAAGAAGCTAATTTACCGCTGAAACGTATTAAAGCGATGTTAGTTGACCGTGGTTATCAAGAAGCGATTACTTACAGCTTCGTAGACCCTAAAATTCAGAGCCTATTACACCCGCAGGAAGAAGTACTTTCTCTGCCAAATCCAATCTCAGCTGATATGTCCGCCATGCGTTTGTCTCTGCTGACTGGTTTATTAGGCACTGTGGTCTATAATCAAAATCGTCAACAAAACAGAATTCGTTTATTTGAGACAGGTCTGCGCTTTACGCCTGATAATCAAGCAGAATATGGTATTCGTCAGGAAAACATGCTGGCGGGTGTGATCACGGGCAACAAATTCGATGAACATTGGTCATTAGATAAACAAGTTGTTGACTTCTTTGATTTAAAAGGTGATCTTGAAGCTGTTTTTGAATTGACTGGAAAACTAAATCAAATTACATTTAAATCTGAAGCACATCCAGCACTACATCCTGGGCAAAGTGCTGGGATTTATCTGGAAAATGAACATATTGGCTTTATCGGTGTTGTTCACCCAGAACTAGAACGTAAACTCGATTTAAATGGTCGTACAGTCGTGTTTGAAGTTCGTACTGATGCAATCGCACAGCGTGTTATTCCAGAAGCGAAAGCGATTTCGCGTTATCCGTCGAACCGTCGTGACATTGCTGTGGTTGTGCCAGAAACTGTAGCAGCTGCCGAAGTTTTAGCAGAATGTAAAAAAGTTGGCATAAATCATATAGTTGGCATAAACTTATTTGATGTGTATTGTGGTGAGGGGATAGCAGAGGGTTATAAGAGTCTCGCTATCAGTCTCGTCTTCCAAGATACTCAGCGTACCATGGAAGAAGAAGAGATTACCGCGACCGTTGATCTGTGTGTTGCTGCGTTAAAACAGCGATTCCAAGCCTCCTTGAGGGACTAA
- the arnB gene encoding UDP-4-amino-4-deoxy-L-arabinose aminotransferase has protein sequence MSNFLPFSKPAIGDEEVKAVENVLRSGWITTGPQNHQLEEDFCKRYGCKHAIALASATAGMHVVLMALGIGPGDEVITPSQTWVSTINMIELLGATPVMIDVDRDTLMIQPEAVEKALTSKTKAIIPVHYAGAPCDLDALRAIAQKAGVFLIEDAAHAVGTRYKNEWIGEKGTAIFSFHAIKNVTCAEGGLVATDDDALAQRVRALKFHGLGVDAFDRQMQGRKPQAEVVEPGFKYNLSDIHAAIAVVQLSRVEYLNQRRAELSARYRELLKDSPLQMLSVPEYPHLHANHLFMVRVDKSVCGIDRDAFMEKLKEHNIGTGLHFRAAHTQKYYREKYPELSLPESTWNSATLCSLPLFPDMTDADVERVVSAINTVLLESK, from the coding sequence ATGAGCAATTTCCTTCCGTTTTCAAAACCAGCAATCGGGGATGAAGAGGTTAAGGCAGTAGAAAACGTTCTGCGTTCAGGCTGGATCACGACAGGCCCACAGAATCATCAATTAGAAGAAGATTTTTGCAAACGTTATGGTTGCAAGCATGCGATTGCCCTTGCATCGGCAACTGCTGGTATGCATGTTGTTTTGATGGCGCTGGGTATTGGTCCAGGTGATGAGGTTATCACTCCGTCACAAACATGGGTTTCAACTATCAATATGATTGAGTTGCTAGGTGCAACGCCAGTTATGATTGATGTTGATCGTGATACCCTCATGATTCAGCCAGAAGCAGTAGAAAAAGCCTTAACGAGCAAAACGAAGGCAATAATCCCTGTTCATTATGCTGGTGCCCCCTGTGATTTAGATGCCCTACGTGCCATCGCACAAAAAGCGGGCGTTTTCCTCATTGAAGATGCGGCTCATGCGGTTGGAACACGTTATAAAAATGAGTGGATTGGTGAGAAGGGCACGGCCATTTTCTCATTTCATGCAATCAAAAATGTGACTTGTGCGGAAGGTGGCTTAGTTGCCACTGATGACGATGCACTTGCTCAGCGTGTTCGTGCATTAAAATTCCACGGTTTAGGCGTCGATGCGTTTGATCGCCAAATGCAAGGTCGTAAACCACAAGCAGAAGTGGTTGAGCCGGGTTTCAAATATAACCTATCTGATATTCATGCGGCGATTGCAGTAGTACAATTATCCCGCGTTGAGTATTTAAACCAGCGTCGAGCGGAACTGTCGGCACGCTACCGTGAGTTACTGAAAGACTCTCCATTACAGATGTTATCTGTGCCAGAATACCCACATTTACACGCCAACCACTTATTTATGGTGCGTGTTGATAAGTCTGTATGTGGCATTGACCGCGATGCATTTATGGAGAAGTTGAAAGAGCATAATATTGGTACGGGATTACATTTCCGTGCAGCTCATACGCAAAAATATTACCGCGAAAAATACCCAGAGCTGTCATTACCAGAATCAACATGGAATAGTGCAACGCTTTGCTCATTGCCTCTGTTCCCAGACATGACTGACGCGGATGTTGAACGGGTAGTGAGTGCGATTAATACAGTCCTTTTGGAGTCAAAATAG
- the pheS gene encoding phenylalanine--tRNA ligase subunit alpha — MPHLAELVAQAKAAIEQAQDVATLESVRVEFLGKSGHFTLQMKTLRDLPADERPAAGAVINEAKVQVQDALNARKDAMQADILNARLASEKIDVSLPGRRMENGGLHPVTRTIQRIEEFFGELGFSVETGPEIEDDYHNFDALNIPAHHPARADHDTFWFDAKRLLRTQTSGVQIRTMNGQQPPIRIIAPGRVYRNDYDQTHTPMFHQTEGLIVDKDISFTNLKGTLHDFLNNFFEEEVQVRFRPSYFPFTEPSAEVDVMGKNGKWLEVLGCGMVHPNVLRNVGIDPEVYSGFAFGMGMERLTMLRYGVSDLRAFFENDLRFLKQFK, encoded by the coding sequence ATGCCACATCTCGCTGAATTGGTTGCACAGGCAAAAGCAGCCATTGAACAGGCCCAAGATGTTGCGACGTTAGAGTCAGTGCGTGTTGAATTTTTAGGCAAAAGCGGCCACTTCACACTCCAGATGAAAACGTTGCGTGATCTGCCTGCGGATGAACGCCCAGCAGCAGGGGCTGTGATTAATGAAGCTAAAGTCCAAGTTCAAGATGCACTGAACGCCCGTAAAGATGCAATGCAAGCCGATATTCTGAATGCACGTTTAGCATCAGAAAAAATCGACGTTTCATTACCGGGTCGCCGTATGGAAAATGGTGGATTACACCCAGTAACTCGCACCATTCAGCGAATTGAAGAATTTTTTGGTGAATTAGGTTTCTCTGTTGAGACAGGGCCTGAAATCGAAGATGACTACCATAACTTTGATGCACTGAACATTCCTGCTCATCATCCAGCGCGTGCTGATCACGATACTTTCTGGTTTGATGCAAAACGTTTATTACGTACTCAAACATCTGGTGTGCAGATCCGTACGATGAATGGTCAGCAACCACCAATCCGTATTATTGCACCAGGTCGCGTTTATCGTAATGACTACGACCAGACTCACACCCCAATGTTCCACCAAACTGAAGGTCTGATTGTTGATAAAGACATTAGCTTTACCAACTTAAAAGGCACACTTCATGACTTCCTGAACAACTTCTTTGAAGAAGAAGTTCAAGTTCGTTTCCGTCCATCCTATTTCCCGTTCACTGAGCCTTCTGCTGAAGTTGATGTTATGGGTAAAAACGGCAAATGGCTGGAAGTATTAGGCTGCGGTATGGTGCACCCTAATGTATTACGCAATGTTGGTATTGACCCTGAGGTCTACTCTGGATTTGCATTTGGTATGGGAATGGAGCGTTTAACCATGTTGCGTTATGGCGTTTCTGACCTTCGTGCATTCTTCGAAAACGATCTTCGTTTCCTCAAACAGTTTAAATAA
- the pheM gene encoding pheST operon leader peptide PheM, translating to MNNVIFRFFFYFST from the coding sequence ATGAACAACGTAATTTTTCGTTTCTTTTTTTACTTTAGCACCTGA
- the ihfA gene encoding integration host factor subunit alpha, protein MALTKAEMSENLFEKLGVSKRDAKDLVETFFEEVRLSLENGEQVKLSGFGNFDLRDKNQRPGRNPKTGEDIPITARRVVTFRPGQKLKSRVEKATPKE, encoded by the coding sequence ATGGCGCTTACTAAAGCTGAAATGTCAGAAAATTTGTTTGAAAAACTGGGTGTTAGCAAACGTGATGCGAAAGACCTTGTTGAAACTTTCTTTGAAGAGGTTCGCCTTTCCTTAGAAAACGGTGAGCAAGTTAAATTATCTGGATTCGGTAACTTTGATTTACGTGATAAAAATCAACGTCCCGGTCGTAACCCTAAAACTGGGGAAGATATTCCAATCACTGCTCGTCGTGTTGTTACTTTCCGCCCAGGCCAAAAATTAAAAAGCCGTGTGGAAAAAGCAACGCCAAAAGAGTAA
- the rpmI gene encoding 50S ribosomal protein L35 translates to MPKIKTVRGAAKRFKKTAGGGFKRKHANLRHILTKKSTKRKRHLRPKGMVSKGDLGLVVACLPYA, encoded by the coding sequence ATGCCAAAGATTAAAACTGTACGTGGCGCAGCAAAGCGCTTTAAAAAAACTGCAGGCGGTGGCTTTAAGCGTAAGCATGCAAACCTTCGTCACATTCTGACTAAAAAGTCTACTAAGCGTAAACGCCATTTACGTCCGAAAGGAATGGTATCTAAGGGCGATCTGGGTCTGGTTGTTGCTTGCCTGCCTTACGCATAA
- a CDS encoding Rho GTPase-activating protein has translation MKPNTVSSFSKPQLSANNIKETDQTENKASNHFKTSLKKVTQSFVSFFSLFFSSQSKQTSKKQIVLSEPFVMISQPNKDTPARTVSFADETSAKNLSPQDEIIPQDGLTGHTVADAARAAALHIIAQHKAQRAEKIRKNEITKLQQSNVELINNYDRLSDIDREKNRAINLLGSTILKHNEYSKSEGIFRTEGSKNAVSELVNKINDPESAHYHLTQLEHYPLTTLASAFKKIAGESLRKTSNIDFKSDISFDDLQACADAVKNKEDVTQQIKSNEQLKNRALSILKNCDNRIYSALNRLAPPPLTLQLVTRFCALISNNEASHKMSIRNLAVIFAPHLINTSNTPQHNSQDSLTELRKEAEATKLAENYIAALIHQEKNMFHHI, from the coding sequence ATGAAACCAAACACAGTTAGCTCCTTTTCTAAACCGCAACTCTCTGCAAACAACATAAAAGAGACTGACCAAACTGAGAATAAGGCTAGCAATCACTTTAAAACATCGCTAAAAAAAGTAACTCAATCGTTTGTTAGCTTTTTTTCTTTATTTTTTAGTTCCCAAAGCAAACAAACCAGCAAGAAACAAATCGTTTTAAGTGAACCCTTTGTTATGATTAGCCAACCAAACAAAGATACACCCGCTCGCACCGTTTCCTTTGCAGATGAAACTTCCGCAAAAAACTTATCACCTCAAGATGAAATCATTCCCCAAGATGGTTTAACAGGGCATACCGTAGCCGATGCTGCACGAGCCGCTGCATTACACATAATTGCACAGCATAAAGCCCAGCGAGCAGAAAAAATACGAAAAAACGAAATAACTAAGTTACAACAAAGCAATGTGGAACTTATTAATAATTATGATCGTCTCTCTGACATAGATAGAGAGAAAAACCGTGCCATTAACCTGCTAGGTAGTACAATTCTTAAGCATAACGAGTATTCAAAAAGTGAAGGTATATTTCGTACTGAAGGCAGCAAAAATGCCGTCAGCGAACTCGTTAATAAGATAAATGACCCAGAAAGTGCTCATTACCATCTTACACAACTAGAGCACTATCCTTTAACAACATTAGCCAGCGCGTTTAAAAAAATAGCAGGCGAATCACTCAGAAAAACGAGCAACATTGACTTCAAATCAGATATTTCATTTGATGACTTACAAGCCTGTGCTGATGCAGTAAAAAATAAAGAAGATGTGACCCAACAAATTAAAAGTAATGAACAATTAAAAAATAGAGCCCTTTCGATTTTAAAAAACTGTGACAATAGGATCTACAGCGCATTAAATCGCCTGGCACCACCACCATTAACATTACAGCTTGTTACTCGCTTTTGTGCTCTTATTTCCAATAATGAAGCATCTCATAAAATGTCCATCAGAAATTTAGCTGTGATTTTCGCACCACACTTGATAAACACAAGCAACACACCGCAACATAATAGCCAGGATTCTCTTACTGAGCTCCGAAAAGAAGCTGAAGCGACTAAACTAGCTGAGAACTATATTGCTGCGTTAATCCATCAAGAGAAAAATATGTTTCACCACATTTAA
- a CDS encoding vitamin B12 ABC transporter ATP-binding protein BtuD — MNKTVIIETQNLSVKNRLRDINQSVFAGEQIHLLGANGAGKSTLLSALIGCTSYIGTILFNSVNLKDYAVQDVARYRSYLTQQTGILPSLKVFQYLSLFIEQHVVPPMIFSELCEDFQLSPLLSKPINQLSGGEWQRIRIVAVFLQVWDRDCLSGKIILFDEPINNLDIIQQGMLDKWVKCFCHCAGTVIMSGHNLSHSYKNASRIWMMKKGTIIYAGEPDNVMTESHLSDVFMADIKLNQSSLNKVWQINDHTN, encoded by the coding sequence ATGAATAAAACAGTGATAATTGAAACGCAAAATCTGAGTGTGAAAAACCGATTACGGGATATTAACCAGTCCGTTTTTGCAGGGGAGCAGATACACCTATTAGGTGCCAATGGGGCAGGAAAAAGTACGTTACTTTCAGCGTTGATTGGCTGCACTTCTTACATAGGAACGATTTTATTTAATAGTGTCAATCTGAAAGATTATGCTGTTCAGGATGTTGCAAGGTATCGTTCGTATCTCACACAGCAAACAGGAATTTTACCGAGTTTAAAAGTGTTTCAATACTTATCCTTGTTTATTGAGCAGCATGTCGTTCCGCCCATGATTTTTAGCGAATTATGTGAAGATTTCCAGCTTTCTCCATTATTATCTAAGCCTATTAACCAATTATCTGGTGGGGAATGGCAGCGAATTAGGATAGTTGCTGTATTTTTGCAGGTATGGGATAGGGACTGTTTGAGCGGAAAAATAATCTTATTTGATGAACCAATAAACAATTTAGATATTATTCAGCAAGGAATGCTAGATAAATGGGTGAAATGTTTTTGTCATTGCGCAGGAACAGTTATAATGAGTGGACATAATCTTAGTCATTCTTATAAAAATGCAAGTCGAATTTGGATGATGAAGAAAGGCACAATTATCTATGCAGGTGAGCCTGACAATGTCATGACAGAAAGTCATTTGTCAGATGTATTTATGGCTGATATAAAACTCAATCAGAGCTCATTGAATAAAGTATGGCAAATTAACGATCATACTAATTAG
- the arnC gene encoding undecaprenyl-phosphate 4-deoxy-4-formamido-L-arabinose transferase: MSLADEFDEIKKVSVVIPVYNEEQSLPQLLERTIKSCKQLTQAYELILVDDGSSDRSAKMLVEAAENPDNHVIAIILNRNYGQHSAIMAGFNQADGDLVITLDADLQNPPEEIPRLVQTAAQGYDVVGTRRANRQDSWFRKTASKMINAMITKATGRSMGDYGCMLRAYRRHIIEAMLQCHERSTFIPILANTFARRTIEIDVAHAEREFGDSKYSFMKLINLMYDLLTCLTTAPLRLLSVVGSIIAAGGFVLAVLLIVLRLLFGASWAADGVFTLFAILFMFIGAQFVAMGLLGEYIGRIYNDVRARPRYFIQKVVGADLKTDKNQEEN, translated from the coding sequence GTGTCATTAGCTGATGAATTTGATGAGATTAAAAAAGTCTCAGTAGTAATCCCTGTTTATAACGAAGAGCAAAGTCTGCCTCAGCTGTTAGAACGTACGATTAAATCCTGTAAACAATTGACTCAAGCTTATGAGTTAATTTTGGTTGATGATGGAAGTAGCGATCGTTCTGCAAAAATGTTGGTTGAGGCGGCTGAAAATCCAGATAACCATGTCATTGCGATCATTTTAAACCGCAACTATGGTCAACACTCTGCGATCATGGCGGGTTTCAATCAAGCGGATGGCGACTTAGTTATCACTCTTGATGCGGACTTACAAAACCCACCGGAAGAGATCCCTCGTTTAGTGCAAACAGCGGCCCAAGGCTATGATGTTGTTGGAACTCGTCGTGCTAACCGTCAAGATTCATGGTTCCGCAAAACGGCATCAAAAATGATCAATGCGATGATCACCAAGGCGACTGGTCGTTCAATGGGTGACTACGGTTGTATGCTGCGTGCCTATCGCCGTCATATCATTGAAGCGATGCTTCAATGCCATGAGCGCAGCACCTTTATTCCTATTTTAGCGAATACATTTGCGCGTAGAACCATCGAAATTGATGTAGCGCATGCTGAACGCGAGTTTGGTGATTCAAAATACAGCTTTATGAAGCTGATTAATTTAATGTATGACTTATTAACTTGTTTAACGACTGCGCCTCTGCGTCTGTTAAGCGTGGTTGGTAGCATTATCGCTGCTGGTGGCTTTGTGCTGGCAGTGTTGTTAATTGTTTTACGTTTACTGTTCGGTGCGAGCTGGGCAGCTGACGGCGTATTTACACTGTTTGCGATACTCTTTATGTTTATCGGCGCGCAGTTTGTTGCTATGGGATTATTGGGCGAATACATCGGTAGGATCTATAATGATGTGCGCGCGAGACCTCGTTATTTTATTCAAAAAGTCGTCGGTGCAGACCTTAAAACCGACAAAAATCAGGAAGAAAACTAA
- the infC gene encoding translation initiation factor IF-3: protein MKGGKRIPSTRPNRINDEIRVPEVRLTGLDGEQLGIMSAREALEKAEEAGVDLVEISPNAEPPVCRIMDYGKFLYEKSKSQKEQKKKQKVVQVKEIKFRPGTDEGDYQVKLRNLIRFLEDGDKAKVTLRFRGREMAHQQIGMEMLNRIKSDLEELASVESFPSKIEGRQMIMVLAPKKK from the coding sequence ATTAAAGGCGGAAAAAGAATCCCATCAACACGACCAAATCGTATTAATGATGAAATTCGTGTTCCTGAAGTCCGTTTAACCGGTTTAGACGGCGAACAGTTAGGCATCATGAGCGCGCGTGAAGCGCTTGAAAAAGCTGAAGAAGCAGGTGTTGACCTCGTAGAAATCAGCCCAAATGCTGAACCGCCAGTTTGTCGTATTATGGATTACGGCAAATTCCTTTATGAGAAGAGCAAGTCTCAAAAAGAACAGAAAAAGAAACAAAAAGTTGTTCAGGTGAAGGAAATTAAATTCCGCCCTGGTACAGATGAAGGTGATTATCAGGTCAAACTACGCAACCTGATTCGCTTTCTAGAAGATGGTGATAAAGCGAAAGTAACACTGCGTTTTCGTGGTCGTGAAATGGCTCACCAGCAAATCGGTATGGAAATGCTTAATCGCATCAAATCTGATTTGGAAGAGTTAGCATCTGTTGAATCATTCCCTTCGAAGATTGAAGGGCGTCAAATGATTATGGTGCTGGCACCGAAGAAGAAATAG
- the btuC gene encoding vitamin B12 ABC transporter permease BtuC: MLLLLSLFIIAMLSLSAGEIWYWPSQWMDDSAQLFVWQIRLPRLLAVITIGASLAVTGAIMQALFENPLAEPGLLGISNGAGVAVVFTVLLSSGITYYWLVSISAILGALVLTGILLYFARHQHLNNASLLLVGVALGVISGACMTWMVYMSSNLDLRQLLYWMMGSFSGVDWRQIGLVIACLPFLFWAITQGKILNHILLGDIQAYQLGISTHRWRLILIIITGILIGLSVAIAGAISFIGLVIPHILRLSGITDNRFLLPACAIAGALCLLIADLLSRLLIDNAEIPIGVITATLGAPIFIYLLVKNHTWRQ, encoded by the coding sequence ATGCTGTTGTTACTGAGTCTTTTTATCATTGCAATGCTATCGCTCAGTGCAGGGGAAATTTGGTATTGGCCAAGCCAATGGATGGATGATTCAGCACAATTATTTGTCTGGCAAATTCGCTTACCTCGGCTCCTTGCGGTGATCACCATTGGAGCATCATTGGCGGTGACAGGCGCCATCATGCAAGCGTTATTTGAGAATCCATTAGCGGAGCCTGGATTGCTAGGGATCAGTAATGGTGCTGGAGTGGCGGTTGTTTTTACCGTATTGCTCTCATCGGGTATTACCTATTATTGGCTAGTTAGCATAAGTGCCATTCTCGGTGCTTTAGTCCTCACCGGTATTTTACTCTATTTTGCTCGCCATCAACATTTGAATAATGCCAGCTTATTATTAGTTGGCGTTGCGCTTGGCGTGATCAGCGGTGCGTGTATGACATGGATGGTCTACATGAGCAGTAATTTAGATTTACGCCAATTACTGTATTGGATGATGGGCAGCTTCAGTGGTGTAGATTGGCGTCAAATAGGATTGGTCATTGCTTGCCTACCGTTTTTATTTTGGGCAATAACTCAGGGAAAAATTTTAAATCATATATTACTGGGGGATATTCAAGCCTATCAATTGGGTATTTCTACGCATCGCTGGCGATTAATATTAATTATCATTACCGGAATATTAATTGGGCTCAGTGTGGCAATTGCGGGGGCAATTAGTTTTATAGGATTAGTGATCCCCCACATATTAAGGCTAAGTGGGATCACCGATAACCGTTTTTTATTACCAGCCTGTGCAATTGCTGGGGCGCTATGCTTATTAATTGCAGATTTGTTGTCCCGATTACTGATAGACAATGCTGAAATTCCGATTGGCGTGATTACCGCGACCTTGGGTGCTCCTATTTTTATTTACCTTCTCGTCAAAAATCATACATGGCGACAGTAA
- the rplT gene encoding 50S ribosomal protein L20 → MARAKRGVIARARHKKIMKQAKGYYGARSRVYRVAFQAVIKAGQYAYRDRRQRKRQFRQLWIARINAAARQNGLSYSRFINGLKKASIEIDRKILADIAVFDKAAFTALVEKAKGALA, encoded by the coding sequence ATGGCTCGCGCAAAACGTGGTGTAATCGCACGTGCACGTCACAAGAAAATCATGAAACAGGCGAAAGGTTACTATGGTGCACGTTCACGTGTTTACCGCGTAGCGTTTCAAGCGGTAATCAAAGCTGGTCAATATGCTTACCGTGACCGCCGTCAACGTAAACGTCAGTTCCGTCAACTGTGGATCGCGCGTATCAACGCTGCGGCTCGTCAGAACGGTCTGTCTTACAGCCGTTTCATCAATGGCTTGAAAAAAGCTTCAATTGAAATCGACCGTAAGATCTTAGCAGACATCGCAGTTTTCGATAAAGCAGCATTCACTGCTTTAGTTGAAAAAGCAAAAGGCGCTTTAGCTTAA